One window of the Streptomyces sp. NBC_00259 genome contains the following:
- a CDS encoding DUF1203 domain-containing protein, producing MTITYRPRSIDTAVLEELRDRDDADRRCLPYTDEEGGAPLRCCLRPSEPGERIALVSYAPLRRWAAATGADPGAYDEQGPVFVHAEACERPRDEQRPRDEQQPRDDQGPRDEQQPRDDQGYPFARPGAQRTARRYDARGRIVGGRVLDLGDDPTAVIEAALAEAFADPSVALVHIRAAEFGCFHYEVRRP from the coding sequence ATGACCATCACGTACCGGCCGAGATCCATCGACACGGCGGTGCTCGAAGAGCTCCGCGACCGCGACGACGCCGACCGCCGCTGCCTGCCGTACACCGACGAGGAGGGCGGCGCCCCGCTGCGCTGCTGTCTGCGCCCCAGCGAGCCGGGGGAGCGGATCGCGCTCGTCTCGTACGCGCCGCTGCGCCGCTGGGCGGCCGCGACGGGGGCCGACCCGGGCGCCTACGACGAGCAGGGTCCCGTCTTCGTCCACGCCGAGGCGTGCGAGCGGCCACGGGACGAGCAGCGGCCACGGGACGAGCAGCAGCCACGGGACGACCAGGGGCCACGGGACGAGCAGCAGCCACGGGACGACCAGGGGTACCCCTTCGCCCGGCCCGGTGCGCAGCGCACGGCCCGTCGCTACGACGCCCGCGGCCGTATCGTCGGCGGACGAGTCCTCGATCTCGGCGACGACCCCACGGCGGTGATCGAGGCGGCCCTCGCCGAGGCGTTCGCCGATCCTTCGGTCGCACTCGTCCACATCAGGGCCGCCGAGTTCGGCTGCTTCCACTACGAGGTGCGCAGGCCCTGA
- the pepN gene encoding aminopeptidase N: MPGTNLTREEAQARARLLTVDSYEIDLDLTGAQEGGTYRSVTSVRFDSAEHGAETFIDLVAPAVHEVVLNGKSLDVAAVFRDSRIALHHLHEGPNELRVVADCSYTNTGEGLHRFVDPVDQQTYLYTQFEVPDARRVFASFEQPDLKATFQFTVRAPEGWSVVSNSPTPEPKDNVWVFDPTPRISSYITALIVGPYHSVHSSYEKDGQSVPLGIYCRPSLAEYLDADAIFAVTRQGFDWFQEKFDYAYPFAKYDQLFVPEFNAGAMENAGAVTIRDQYVFRSKVTDAAYETRAETILHELAHMWFGDLVTMEWWNDLWLNESFATYTSIACQAYAPGSKWPHSWTTFANSMKTWAYRQDQLPSTHPIMAEIRDLDDVLVNFDGITYAKGASVLKQLVAYVGMDEFFQGVQAYFKEHAFGNTRLSDLLGALEETSGRDLKTWSKAWLETAGINILRPVIDTDAAGVITSFAVKQEAPALPSGAKGEPVLRPHRIAVGFYELQGDALVRTERVELDVDGELTAVPELVGKQRPAVVLLNDDDLSYAKVRLDDDSLKAVTEHLGDFAESLPRALCWASAWDMTRDGELATRDYLSLVLSGIGKESDIGVVQSLQRQVKLAIDLYAAPEWREAGLTQWTDATVAHLRAAEPGSDHQLAWARAFAATARTPQQLDLLQALLEGRDTIEGLVVDTELRWAFVERLAATGVLDDEDIAGELERDRTAAGERHAATARAARPTPEAKAEAWASVVESDQLPNAVQEAVIGGFVQTDQRELLAPYTEKYFAAVKGVWDSRSHEIAQQIAIGLYPTLQVSAETIDATDAWLDSAAPSAPLRRLVSESRAGVERALKAREADAATA, encoded by the coding sequence GTGCCTGGCACAAACCTGACCCGCGAAGAGGCACAGGCGCGGGCGCGCCTGCTCACCGTTGACTCGTACGAGATCGACCTCGATCTCACCGGGGCGCAGGAGGGCGGCACCTACCGGTCCGTGACCTCCGTGCGCTTCGACTCCGCGGAACACGGCGCGGAGACCTTCATCGACCTGGTCGCACCCGCGGTGCACGAGGTCGTGCTGAACGGCAAGTCGCTGGACGTGGCCGCGGTCTTCCGGGACTCACGGATCGCGCTGCACCATCTGCACGAGGGCCCGAACGAGCTGAGGGTCGTCGCGGACTGCTCGTACACCAACACGGGCGAGGGGCTGCACCGGTTCGTCGACCCCGTCGACCAGCAGACCTATCTGTACACCCAGTTCGAGGTGCCGGACGCGCGCCGGGTGTTCGCGAGCTTCGAGCAGCCCGACCTGAAGGCCACCTTCCAGTTCACCGTGAGGGCGCCCGAGGGCTGGTCCGTCGTCTCCAACTCGCCGACGCCGGAGCCCAAGGACAACGTGTGGGTCTTCGACCCCACGCCGCGGATCTCCTCGTACATCACGGCGCTGATCGTCGGCCCGTACCACTCCGTCCACAGCTCGTACGAGAAGGACGGGCAGAGCGTCCCGCTGGGCATCTACTGCCGTCCGTCGCTCGCCGAGTACCTGGACGCGGACGCGATCTTCGCGGTCACCCGGCAGGGCTTCGACTGGTTCCAGGAGAAGTTCGACTACGCGTACCCGTTCGCGAAGTACGACCAGCTCTTCGTGCCGGAGTTCAACGCGGGTGCGATGGAGAACGCGGGCGCGGTGACGATCCGCGACCAGTACGTGTTCCGCTCGAAGGTGACGGACGCGGCGTACGAGACGCGTGCCGAGACCATCCTGCACGAGCTGGCGCACATGTGGTTCGGCGACCTGGTCACCATGGAGTGGTGGAACGACCTGTGGCTGAACGAGTCGTTCGCCACGTACACGTCGATCGCCTGCCAGGCGTACGCGCCGGGCTCGAAGTGGCCCCACTCGTGGACGACGTTCGCGAACTCGATGAAGACCTGGGCGTACCGGCAGGACCAACTGCCCTCCACGCACCCGATCATGGCCGAGATCCGGGACCTGGACGACGTCCTGGTCAACTTCGACGGCATCACGTACGCCAAGGGCGCGTCGGTGCTGAAGCAGCTCGTCGCCTATGTCGGCATGGACGAGTTCTTCCAGGGCGTGCAGGCCTACTTCAAGGAGCACGCCTTCGGGAACACCCGGCTGTCGGATCTGCTGGGCGCGCTGGAGGAGACCAGCGGGCGCGATCTGAAGACCTGGTCGAAGGCATGGCTGGAAACCGCCGGTATCAACATCCTGCGCCCGGTGATCGACACCGACGCGGCCGGGGTGATCACCTCCTTCGCGGTCAAGCAGGAGGCCCCGGCGCTGCCCTCGGGCGCGAAGGGCGAACCGGTGCTGCGGCCGCACCGGATCGCGGTCGGCTTCTACGAGCTCCAGGGCGACGCGCTCGTACGGACCGAGCGGGTCGAGCTGGACGTCGACGGCGAACTCACCGCCGTACCGGAGCTGGTGGGCAAGCAGCGCCCGGCGGTCGTGCTGCTCAACGACGACGACCTGTCGTACGCGAAGGTCCGCCTGGACGACGACTCGCTGAAGGCGGTCACGGAGCACCTGGGCGACTTCGCCGAGTCGCTGCCGCGCGCGCTGTGCTGGGCCTCCGCCTGGGACATGACCCGCGACGGCGAGCTGGCGACGCGCGACTACCTGTCGCTGGTGCTCTCGGGCATCGGCAAGGAGTCGGACATCGGCGTCGTGCAGTCGCTGCAGCGGCAGGTCAAGCTGGCCATCGACCTGTACGCGGCGCCGGAGTGGCGCGAGGCGGGGCTGACGCAGTGGACGGACGCGACAGTGGCGCACCTGCGCGCGGCGGAGCCCGGCAGCGACCACCAGCTGGCGTGGGCGCGGGCGTTCGCGGCGACCGCGCGCACCCCGCAGCAGCTCGACCTGCTGCAGGCGCTGCTGGAGGGCCGGGACACGATCGAGGGCCTGGTCGTGGACACCGAGCTGCGCTGGGCGTTCGTGGAGCGGCTGGCGGCGACCGGGGTCCTCGACGACGAGGACATCGCGGGCGAGCTGGAGCGGGACCGCACGGCCGCCGGTGAGCGCCATGCGGCGACGGCGCGGGCGGCCCGTCCGACGCCGGAGGCCAAGGCGGAGGCGTGGGCGTCGGTCGTCGAGTCCGACCAGCTGCCGAACGCGGTGCAGGAGGCCGTCATCGGCGGCTTCGTCCAGACCGACCAGCGTGAGCTGCTCGCCCCGTACACGGAGAAGTACTTCGCGGCGGTCAAGGGCGTCTGGGACTCCCGCAGCCATGAGATCGCCCAGCAGATCGCGATCGGTCTCTACCCGACGCTCCAGGTGTCCGCCGAGACGATCGACGCGACGGACGCCTGGCTGGATTCCGCCGCTCCGAGCGCGCCGCTGCGCCGGCTGGTCTCGGAGTCCCGCGCGGGTGTCGAGCGGGCGCTGAAGGCCCGGGAGGCGGACGCCGCCACGGCCTGA